GGGAAGAGCTGAGGGAGTACACGCCAAAGACCCTGCAGTCCTCCATCAGTCTCCAGGCTCTGGAGAACCATGTTGGCATGCTCCTGAGAAccaggcagcccctccagccaatGGATGCAAAAATCCAGTTCATAGGTGAGGAGACATCCAGATATGCTTCAGTCATCTATCCTGGGCATGATGGAAGCTGCTCTGAATGCACTTTTGGGACAGTTCATGAGGTTCGGGAGGATCCTTGGAGCCTGCAATGGGTCATGACATACAGCTCCCTGACAGCCTCCCCCTGCAGACTGGTACCTGGTCCCAAGCATGGTGATCATGGTAAAAGTCCCACTTCTTTTGTAGAAGTCTTTTTGTCAAAGACTTTCAGAGCTCTGTACAAATTGTGTTTTAATTGATATTATGGCTTCATGGCTGTTTTCTGGTTGGAAAAGAATAGGACATCCATTCAGGCAACTGAGAATTGAGTATCAGCATCCTGGGGGGGGAGGAAGACGTTGTCAATCTTACTTTTTAATGTAGAAAAGCTTGGGAACACTTGCAGCTTTTGACCACCTTAGGTTCATGCAGTAGATTGCTGGCTGGAAGCTGCTGCCTGAGAGCCACCTTTTGCTTTCTTACAGAGCACGTGATGAAATTTCCTTTCTTTGGCTACAACATCTACTTTGTAGAGAGAGTCAGCGATAACACAATCTCTGTGCCCTGTTTCTTTGGCGTGAATAAAGAAGAAATCATTGCAGTGCATGGCACTACCCAGGTATGCTAGATAATTCTTCTCTACAGTCCAGAGCCCTGCTGTCTGTCAGATGCTAACTTTGACTTGTAGAAGAACTTGTGCAGGAAGAGACTGTATTAACCCGTGTTACAGCCACTCTAATAACAGCCCTAACCCAAAGCAAGTGACAAGAGTGGTAGAACTGTGTTCTTCTGTACGTCCAGTGATCATGCCAACAAGCATAGTCCACAGTAAAACTACATGAAGGTCACATTCCTGTTTGACCCAATCTTACAGGAGTTCTAGTGCCACACTGGCAGCAGGCACTTGCCCTGTGTTCTGTACACACTGCCTTATGCCCCAGCTTTCCATAAGCTCTTGAGGTGAATCCTCCTTGGTGAAACTCAGATGCTTTATTTGTAAAGACTGCACCAGAGAGAGTTTTGTGGCTTTTCTCCTTACACAGGCGATCTCCTCTGTGATTCCACTGAAAGAGCTGCAGAGGATGCGAACCCTGCGGCCTGTCTCTGATGGTGGGCTTCCCGGCATCGAACTGAACTATGGCTCAGCTGCCAGCCCCAAGACGATGTGGCTGGAACTGTCACAGGTGAGATCGGCCTGGACCCGCAGCTTCCTCCTGGCAGTTCAGAAATTGCCCGTTGCTGCTGAGAGACAGTGCTACTGCTCTCTTCTGTCCCAGAGGGGGATGGGGGCACTATGCCTCCCAGCCCCAAAGTGCAGCTTTGTCCCAGCACCTACCTGATATTTAATTATGGAAAGTGATTTATGGGAATATTTTATTATGAGAAGTAGCCATTTTGGGGGCAGAGAATGCGACCGATACTGATTTGTGTTTTGACAGGCTAAAGAAATGTATCACACCATTGTGGTCATCCTGGATAAAACAGAGTTGCACCACTAAAGCCCAAGAGGAGGAGAATGACAAAGCAAAACAGCACTGTGTTCCCTTCATTGAGCTCGTTCAGTGCCCTGTCTTCTGGAGAGGACTCTTCTGAAAGACATCCATGACCTCAGACAGCTGCTTTCTAAGACTGCCACCAGAGTTTTTATTGATGGACTGGACCATAATCTCACCCTTTGTGACCTGCCATTCAACCCCCAAGTACTCTTCCTTAAAGGGATGGGTGCCCCAGCTAAACAAACCACAAGACACCCTTTCCAAACCATTGCGTTCTCATAGCCTGTTCCAACACAGGGCAGCTGAACAGATGCAAGGAATTGCCTTCAAGCTATGCAGTGTGGgactgttcttttatttttttgaattaaTTAACATGAGCAAAGACTGATGCTTGCTAGAGATTTGTGTATTGAAAGGCAAAGCTGAGGCTATGAAATGACTGCACTGGCTGCTGGTGTTTTCCAtaggctgtttttttctctgtattgatATGCAAGAGGCCCTGTAGCAGGATTTGTGAAGCAGGAGCTTGTAGAAAGCATCTTAATTGCAAAGCAGATCAGTGTTAATATACAATTAACACATATGCTGGGGCACAGACTGAACTGCAATGGTAAGAAAGTTTATTGTTAATTAATTTCTCACTGCCATAATTATATGCATATGTTTCCCTCTGCTATAAAGAAGTCAGTCATGTCCATGCAGCTGTCACACTTAAATGCTGGCTCCATGCCCATGGAGAAAGCACATTCAAATGGAACTTGTATTACAATAGAGGACAGTGTCCCGGGTTGTACAAAAATGCTTAACTTATTTTTTATTGCTACAGCAATAAAAAAGTACCTGCACTTTAGGAGATTGCAATAAAATAATCACATAGAGATATTTTGAAGCTATGACGACAGATACTGGTTTACATCTAACATGGGAAGACCAGCAAAGCTTGAGGAAAAGGTGGTCCCTGTCGGCTGGGAATGGGATAGGTCTGAGGGTGCTCAGTGCAAGCCATGATGCGCCGCTAGCTTCTCGCTGGTGAGCTGATGCCAGCAGTAACTGCAGCACCTTCCCTGTCAGAACTTCCCTTCAAGTGCTACGCGCTGGCGCCTGTGAGGTCTTAGCTGAGGCATGTTCCACCCTCCTCCTTCAGCAGTGCTGTACCGAGGGTGATGGAATCAGCTAACCACAGCACTGACCAATGCTGCTAtattccttgtacagccctatccagctggacattaggtctgggaataTTGAGTATACGAAGTCGTTTGGGATAGATGTAGGCAATCATTAATGCGAACAAAACAACAGACAaggtgtttctgtcaaaagagaatgatggagCGTGACTTTGTGTAGCGAACTGAGAAAACTGCCCGGGACTGCCACGACTGTGAGCTGAGCAGGTAAAAGGGCAGTGCGGCAGGGGGAGAGCACGACCACTGAAAGGAACAATGGCAGAGGATGACTGAGTCTGTGCACTAATTTACatgtgaagcgagaaaatttgcaccaatcaccaaagagaataataataataatgaatatgcataaataaaataaatatgtatatttttatctatataaaccacatggaaaaggtatgagctatgcacgtttggtggaattatcccccatgcatccagtgctgcaataaagaacgcctgccttcTAACACTACATTGGtcttatgaggttttattcccagattttcagtgacagtgcTACTGCAAGGCTAGGTGAAGCACTGCAGCGACATGGAAGAAAGGCATAAAGAAGATCTCTGAAGATTAACTTATCCTTATTCCCTTTCTCTGAGCTTTTGCTGCCTTACGTAGAAGCACAACTCCTCTGGTTAGAAATGTCCACATTGTGATAAAGCACTTTATCACACAACCCCATGCCTTAACCACCCCTTTCTGGAGCCCTCTGATTTAAAAGACAAACACAGCATTTCTGAGAAGTTCACCGAGACAGCAGCTGAATTCTATAAGCACTGAACTCTGGAGAGATAACCCCTACTTAAGCAGCTGATGAAACAGGATTTTAGTGCGAAGGTAAAACAGAAGCCAGCAGGCAACAgctgaaaaatacttctgttgtGTAAAAAGCTTCTGGTAAAGCTCTTTGTCCTCCAGTGAGCAGAGCAAGCTGAAGATGAAAGTGACTTTTGAGCTAACGTTTCCAGGTTCTCCTTCTGGTTCTACCTGGAGAAGTCCTGCAGCTATAAGGAGTAGGACGAGTCTGCTGGCACATGCTGCCCATCCATCTCATTTATAAATGCCTTGCATTTATTAGCTGTCTGTTAAGATAAGAAATGAGCTTTCATGTCTATGTGCAGAGTGATGGAGTCTTAATGTACCTTAGACCAGTCTGTAttggaaagaaaaagctttcaggAAGAGTCCACAGCTGCTATAACATTGTTTAATTGTCAGTTCCACACATACCCTTCAGTGCATTTTAGAAAAATACATCTGCTCAGTACAGTGATCCAAAAGCCTGTTTAATGGCCCCTCAGGCTGCAGATGCCTCTAGCAGCGCTAGGGCCTGAGGCCACCAGCCTCTACAGGCATGGAATAAaggcagaacacaacaaaaaacccaacagaaaggacTTGTGCCAGGGAATCAGGTTATTGCAAGCCCACTGATACCCAAAGGTTTAGGTCCTTATATAAATatagcagcagaggcagcacagtgTCAATCTGAGGGCCACAGCAGTACCTTAACTAGTTGTAACAGCAGCATTGCCCTCTGTATTGCAGACTGGGTGAGGCACAGGGAGAAAATATGGCTTTAGGGGTTACAAGCAAATGCTGGCAAAGTGTTGGCAACCTTGGTGCCACTATTGGAGAGGTTAATACTGAAAGAGCATCACCGCTTAAGTTAAAGGGCAGGCAGAACTagacaaagttttaaaaaaaaagttcagattaaaagaaaaagaatctgagCTTCTCCACCTTCAGAAAGTAGGCATTGCCTGCATAGTAAAACCAAAATGCtcccctcctgcccttcagggGAAAACATTCCATCCAGGAACTCAAGCATCATTTTCATCACTGGCAGCCCTGAGCAAAGCACGTGAAGGCTTCTATTGGTAACACTGAAATAAGAACTAAGAGATGGGGGAGCGAGGGGAGGAGCCACCTAGGAAGCAAGATGCCATCCCAAAGCAGGGTCCCAGCTGGAAAGTCTAAGCCCTTCCCAgtctgctgcagggagcagaggttGGAGATGCTGCAGAACATCTGAGGCAGCAGTCACCAACCTACATAGCAGATGCAGACTTCACACCTCTTGGCAAGAGATACTAgagggctccagcaccctggtTATTGCAGAAACTCTCCACAAGTTCGCAGAAATTGGTCCCTGGAAGCACGCGTCACTAAGGACAGAAGTGAGCAAAAATGCAGTGGAAAAAGATTAAGCCCACTTCTGCAGTTTCATGAAACCCTCCACGGCTGAGTTCTTCCAGATCCCCTGGTCCCACTGCTGGAGGAAGGAAGACAGCCAGCATGACGTGAGGATCAGCTCTCTGAgctctgcaggtcctgccagtCTGTCTCGCTCTCACACCTGAGCCTTGTTTTGAAAAACTCCTTGATGAGTCTCTGTGCTTCTTCCTTCACTGCAAGAGAGGAAGCACCACCTTTGAGACAATACTTAAGACATCTACCCCCTCTAAACACATCAATCCATTTAGCATCAAAAGAACCCAAAATTCTTGGTGCCTTCCCCAGCTGCCAACTCACCAGTCTTGCAGGCAGGGGTCTGCTCCTCAGTCAGTAAGTGGGACAGGTGCCGAGCAAAGCCCTTAAACAGATCCTACAGAATTGGAGAAGATAAAGAGCAGAAAGCAGACATCTGTTACCTCACCAGACTGTTTCCACGTTCATCTTGCCCGTAGCACAGGCTGGCTGTAACACAAACCACTAGTAGATTTAGACTACAGGAGTGTTGCAAATGTGCAAATACACCTGACCCTGCAGTGCTGGAGAAgtacacacacgcacgcacacgcacacgcacacagacacacacacacacacacacacacacacgctgccTTGCAGAACACGCCAAGCAAACTACAGCAGAACTGAACCcgatcccttgctgctccacagGTGGGAGTTCTTAAAAACTTCTCGGAGTTTAGTGTGCAAACATGAACAATCACAAACAAGTGTGGAACCAACACAATACTACTCTAAACTATGCACAAACCCTTTCTTGGGAGAGGTGAGTTGCTGCACTTAGAGTCACTAAAACAGCACATTCCAAGATGTGACTGGGAAATGAACTGTGCTATCCAGATCATCTTCCCCCTCCTATAGCCCCAGATCACTAGGGAGATGCAGTCTAGAGAGGATCTTGAGCTCTGCCCTACCTTGGAAGCAAATTTGCCACCCTTGTAGAACGGGGTCAAACATTTGACAACGATGTCTGCTGTCTCTTTGAGGGATGTGCCTTTGGTCACTGGCTGTACCGTCTTGGTGGTTCCTTCTTTATCACACTGTGATAAGTTTGGATCAAAAGTCACCTTCTTCTTTGTCAGACCAACACTTCTGCCTTCTGGCTGAGACAGAATAGAAGATTTTGACACTGTCCGTAGCCGCTTGGTTGCAGGACTTTGCACATCCTGGAGAgacaggagagaagaaaaccaaaaccaccaatTCCTGTGGCACCATTACACTTCCGAGCAGCCAACACCTTCTGAGAACATGAATCTTTGCAGCACCCTGCAGGCTCTCCCTATAGCGAGTACCACGCAGGAATCCATGTAACGCATTTTGCTGTGCAGACATAATACACTGTTTCCCACACAAAAGGACTATGAGAAAAAACCCTTTAAGACTACCACATTTAGAAATATTCTATGCTCTTATTAGGGCAGCTAATTCTAGACCCCGTTCTATACAggaaaaagtgacagaaaaagatTTCCCAGCATGTCTGCTGAGAATACACCTCCCAGGAAGAATCAGCCACTTCAGGAGTGCCACAGTCCTGCTCAATTTGAAAGAGCAAGGCAAAAACTGCACTGTTCAGTAAAGACAGCTACCGATGCCAAATGCAGAGCCAGAGGCTGAATGGCAAGGAAGGCTGTGAGCGTAATTCGCTTCCCAGTGGTCCTGTGCATCACTGGCCTGCGGTTGTTCCTTCAACTTGGGAAAGCCACTTGCTAATTATAGTTAGGTACAGATCTAGAGGGGGTGGAAAAGCTCATTCCAGGCAAGTCATCAGCAACGGTACAGTCACATGTGATGCAGAGAAGAGCaaacaaagcagagcagaggggaagcttTCCACTGCAGTCTGAGCTGCTGGCACTGACCCAGGGGGTGTGTGGCAGGGGGACACCAGGAGTGCAACGCAACCACAGTTCTCCTCTCTGCTGCGATTGCAGCTGGGCCTTCCCCAGACAAATAACACCGTCAGGTGAAGTTCAGACCACGAGTGTCATTCCAAGAGAAACTTGGCGCAAGATGAGCAGAAGAAATAGAGGAAATTAGCACCTGTTAAAGTCTTACCTCGTCTGATCCTGGTCGCTTCCCGCACTCACCTTCCCCAACAACAGTTAGCTCAGTTTCTGTGACATGTTCAGCAACACTACTGGGAAGAATGGAGAGAAAGCCAATTTTAATCATTCCACTGTGAAGATATTACTATATTCACCATCAGTGGCCACAAGACTCTCCATGGTAAAGCAAGTTCCCTCACCAGCTTAGAGATCTAACACAGATTCCCAGTTTCCAGGACAAGGCTGGTAGGGCTTTATAGCTCATTAACAGGGCAACACAGGGAGCAAGAGACGTAGAGTTTTTACCTGGATTTTACTCCAATTTCTTCCTGAAGGAGTTCAGGTTCAGCAGCCTGCTGCATCTTAAAATCCTCCCCTCTCTCAGTCAATGTTACTTCTGTCTCTCCCAGCTCTTCACTCTCCGCCTGGGACTGTCCAGTCACATCTTCTCCAGAGACACCTTTGTTTTCCTGAGGTGTTGGTTTCTCTTCACATATGCTTTGAGAAGAAACCTGAGGTAGTGTGCTTGCAGAACAGCCATCATTCTTTGCTGAGCTGCGACTTTTGGCTTTAGACCCACCTTTGGGGAGGGATAAGAATTTGGAAATATCCTGCGATTCTTTTTTAGCCGCTTCTGCGAGCATTTGCTGCTTCTTGCTAGGTTTGGTCTTCTTAGTAGGACTATCCCCAAGGACAGCTTTTATGTCTGGACTGGGTTGCTGTCTCTTCTTTTCAGGAAGGAGTACTTCTACCCCAGCACTCTCACATATTGCTTTGGTTGTTATTTCTTTGTTCTGGAGAACAGGGCTTCTGGTGTCCAGTTCCAGACTGCAATTGTTGTTGCCTTGCCCACTTGGACAATCTACTTCTTTTTTGACAGGCTTTGTATCACTCTCCTCCTGGATCTTCAGCAGTTCTGAAGCTGTCTGGAACAAGCCAGGTTTCTTTGGAAATCCTGCTCCCACACGCTTGGGTTTGAACTAGGtagaaaggcagaagaagaaattTTGATTATGAGAGCATTAAGGAAGCCCTGTGTGCAGAACAGCAGCTAACTTTCTGTACACAGCACACCAGTGTGTACAGCCATAAGGCGGGGAAGGCTCTAAAACTGACTCATCATCACAACCATCAACTGAGACATCAGGGAAATGGACGAGGTTAAAGTCACAGGCCTGCAGTAAGGAAACAGGCAGCATCCTTGGttagagcaagacaagcaaaactTATCTGAGGTATGGCCTGCACATAGATTATATTCACTAATAGGAACTAGCATGACTAGTTAATCTCACTCCAAAAACAAAGGACAGACAGGGAAAGCAACTGCAATTGAAATATACAGCTATGGGCACACAAAGGGCTTAAAATACAATAATGAAAAAGCAGATAGACACAGCACACCATTTCCTCCTTGTCTATCCCATCTGTACTCACTCACCGAGTAAACCTGGGATGCAGGGAGGAAGTCCTCTTCTGCTGGAGACCCAGATTTTGTTTCCAAGCTGCTGTTGCCACCAGTTCTGGACCCAAAGACTGAGAACAACTCTCCTTGTTTTGAGGCTTTGCTGATTTCTGCtacctgaaaagaaaacagaaatattctctAGTGGCCGGCAACCTATGCGTTCCTGCCTCTGTACATACTAAAAGACATAGTGGCAAAACAAATGTCTCCCCTGGAGAGACACTTATCTCAAGAACAGAAACATCTTCAAAGAGACTTACGGCAACCAGCTAACCTAAACCAAGGCTTTTCCATCAGTGACAGTCTGAGGAACTCCCCACTCCCTTTATTGCTAGACCTAGGGGATATGTGGATAAGCTTGCATTGGTATGTAGGTTTCCAAAGCCTTTTAAACCAACAAAGATGTAAAACCAATGTGATTCCGGGCCCTCCCGGAAACAAAGTCAAGAAGAAAGATTTGGAAGACGCCAAAGGCAAAGCAGAGCATCTCCTTCATCTTCGCCACACAAACTCTGCCCTATTTCCTCTCAAGCTGAGGCCACATCACGTTCAGGGGAACACCAGCAGACATACGGCCCTACCTTCTTTAGCACAGTTGCCTTGTACGAGTTTGCCATTTTACTGGTTCGGAAGGCTTCGTACTCCAGGTCCACAGCACAGGTATGAGGGTCTAACCTGTAACACAGGCTGGGGTGATTTCTGGCAAGACACACTTCTACGTCTGCAAAGGGAACACTAATGCTTAAGCACAtcccagaagaaacaaaattcaCTCCTTCCGGTGCAAGGATAAGTGATAACTTCCAATTAAGTCCTAAGGGATGCAGTGGTGAATTGCTGGAGAATGGAAAGGGTGGTGAAAGCAGTTTTAAATCCAAGTCCTCTTGTCCAGTCTCTCAGTTTGAGAAGTACAGTATCCCCATCTCGTGGGACAGGGAAGAACTACGACTCTTAGGATCAAGCTGATTTAGCAGAATCAGACACAGGTGTCTTCATACCTGATCCTGAACATCACGACAGGAAGGATGCTGTTAAGTGAAACTACATCCTTGGGGCAAATACCTTAAAAAGGCATTCCCTGAGGGTGGTAATGTTGCTCAAGGAAGAGCAGGCCCTGTGTTAAGGGATTCCATATGCTACCCCTTTTCTCTCATCTAATCTCATacccttttcctcctgctgctggaacATTTTGATTGGTGCTCAAAGCTTCTTCCAGCATCTTTAAGCAGTGTTCTCGTCCCTAGGAAACAGAGGATACTCAGACATGCTCTACAGAAGTCATAGCGCCACTTGGACTTCCATCCCTGAAGCAGTTTGAACACAGCAGGCAGAATCTTTGTTGGTCTTTGCAAGTCAACAAGACCCAATGTTAACCAACCTTCCTTACCTTCACCGTGAGCTTAGAGATTCTCCTGCTGAAGGCATCCTTCAAGGGGCAGTCTGCACCTGCCACAGAAGAGACATTTGGAAAAGCCATCatagcagggctggggctgatgGAAAACATATCAGCTGTCACTAGTAGGGTACCAGTCCAGTAGTTTGGCATGCTTCTCCCTGCAAAGTCACCCTAAGCACCACTACAGTCACCCTTTCTAACTTGGAGAAGCTACAAACTCCAAAAGAGTAGGCGGAAGCCAAAGTGAGATTTTTCTCTCTGGATGAGAATGTCTACTTCACTAGTTTATGACTAACAGCTTTCCAAAACCTCCCCATCTCAGAAAACCCTTTTTCAAGGAATCCCAGCTCTTAGGAAACTCAACTCTTTTCCACTCTCTGCAATACCAACCAAAAATAAAGAGGCTGAATAGAGTAACATGAACTACCAGGTATTCTTGCACAACAGTGTAAGAACTGTGTTGCCAGACAGAGGCCAAAGTAGCACAGTTACAAATGGCAAAGTTTTTCAGTAGTTTCCTTCTAGCCCAGTAGAATACTGTTGCATAACCACTGCAGAAGCAGCCTACAAAGTCAGGTTAGACagagttttccttctttcttgcttATTTGGAAAGTCGTTCAGAATGATGCATTCCATATCTTCACCCCAACCAAAGCTAAGCTCggtccatctcctccagccaagCTTTCACGGCCAAAAGCCTAACCTCTGTGCCCTGGGACTGATACCTCCAGTGTTGATGCTACATAAATTGCACGCAGCTGCAAAATACAAGACTTCCTTCTCCCAAAGAAAACCCACTATAAATCAAAGAAGATATTTACTTGGAGGaacaaaatcttctttttctggttctttgccctggaagaaaaaaaagatcagtcaAACATTTCCATGCCTGCATCACACATGGAGGTCTAGAAGCACAAAAGACACATTTTATACCCCTGCCTTAGGGAAAATTAATGCTGAAGTTACAAAGGTACTGAAAAGGCACCAAAATGGGGTAAAGGAGACAAAGGACGAGAATCAAAGCTAAAAGTTCACCTTTGCTATAGGAATATGCAAGAGAAGATGAATGGAGAAATTTGCTTTTACTGATATCAAAGGCGTTAAAGACAACAGGACTCTCTTGATTAGCACTGCAGAAAAATCAGTACACGGATAAGCTGGGTTCCTTCACATTATGGGACTGACCCAGAATACGGAAGACACAGCAAAAGCAGAGGTACAAAAAGTGCAAAACAGAACACGCAACAGCAAGATGCAGTAATTTACTTTCGCTGTGGCTGTAAGACAAGCTCACAGCAAATAATCTGTGAATTTCTTACCGAGGGATACCAACTCACTTTGCGCAGACTCATCTGCTTCTTGTAGAAGTTGTTCCACTCCCGTTTCCGACTCTCTTCATTGGCTTCATCCCCATTCCCACTGCTTTCTTCGTCATACCTGGATAAGGCAGGAACACAAGAGGAATAAACATATCTGTAGCTGCAGCATTAACTTGGTGACAGGCTTTGGAACGCCTAGGTTGTTCCAGTATTTACAAAAGAACATATATTTCACATCCTTCCTGAACAAGTCTTAGCTCTTAGTTTCACTACCATCCCTCAACCTGGACAGGAGTGAGTTTCCTTCAAAAATTCACGGAATTTGCTAAACTCGTGAACTAGTAGGCAGTAGCGTGAACCAGTAGCATGTAACTAGTGCTCTGAGAAGGCAGGGCTCCTTTTCAGCTCTGCCTGCTTCTCCCATGGAGTTGAGGAGTCGCTGACAGGTGTCATGTACCCCATCCGTCAGTCACGACTGCCCTTGGAGCAGAGACAGCAGAAAAGGCAAAGCATCCATTCCTCAGCCTCAACTGCATGCTGTACGTTGGCTGTTGTGTTAAACGAAATCCCCATCACTACTAcactgaaatgcagcagctgATTCTCGCCAGATGAAGCCCAAGAGTTTACTGCCTTCCACAGCTGTCACAGCCAAAACTTCCCGGTATCACAAATCAGAGCTTTAAGGCTGTTGACTATTACAACCTCCAAAGCAAAGCTACAGCCAAGTCATGGAGAGGCTCAACAAATCAAGTGGCAAACAGCATGTTGTACAACAGCATTGGTTGCGTCTTCTCAGGTCCTGCGATCAAACACAGGCTTAAGCCACAAGTACACCAGTTTCCTCCGAGTCAGCTGGACTTGTCTGAAGAACAAAGCCACCAGTCTCAGGCTGTTTAAGCTAAAGCAGAGGGCTAGGCCAGCTGACAGCGCTGCGCATCCTGGCAGAGCTtcgcaggcagtgcaggcagggaaaCTTGCACCCTGGCAGAGCTGCACAATGGCTGCAACTCCGCCAGAAAATAAGGAGGAAGAGAAGTTGTCACCTCCACACTGCCAAGCATTTTACAGAATTAATTATGTTTTCCACTGCACATCCTCCTTTTGCTGTC
Above is a window of Opisthocomus hoazin isolate bOpiHoa1 chromosome 21, bOpiHoa1.hap1, whole genome shotgun sequence DNA encoding:
- the RECQL5 gene encoding ATP-dependent DNA helicase Q5 isoform X1 codes for the protein MSGEPAPGLEGRVRRALRKVFGFESFKTSLQESATVTVARGEKDVFVCMPTGAGKSLCYQLPAVLAVGITIVISPLIALIQDQVDHLLALKIKACSLNSKLSAQEKKTILADLASEKPQVKLLYITPEMAAASSFQPTLNSLVSRNLLSYLIIDEAHCVSQWGHDFRPDYLRLGTLRTRIPATPCVALTATATKQVQDDIVAALKLKQPLSTFKTPCFRSNLFYDVQFKELLTDPYTNLKDFCLKALEVKNTTGVYSGCGIVYCRMRDVCDQLAIELSYRGVKAKAYHAGLKAADRTSVQNEWMEEKIPVIVATISFGMGVDKANVRFVAHWNIAKSMAGYYQESGRAGRDGKPSCCRLYYSRNDRDQVSFLIKKELSNIQEKKGTLKESDKAVMTAFDAIVNFCEELGCRHAAIAKYFGDATPPCNKCCDFCKNPAAVKRQLESLECCSNSWSKTCIGPTGSSWDSYDPELYEGGRRGCRGFSRYDEESSGNGDEANEESRKREWNNFYKKQMSLRKGKEPEKEDFVPPSADCPLKDAFSRRISKLTVKGREHCLKMLEEALSTNQNVPAAGGKGLDPHTCAVDLEYEAFRTSKMANSYKATVLKKVAEISKASKQGELFSVFGSRTGGNSSLETKSGSPAEEDFLPASQVYSFKPKRVGAGFPKKPGLFQTASELLKIQEESDTKPVKKEVDCPSGQGNNNCSLELDTRSPVLQNKEITTKAICESAGVEVLLPEKKRQQPSPDIKAVLGDSPTKKTKPSKKQQMLAEAAKKESQDISKFLSLPKGGSKAKSRSSAKNDGCSASTLPQVSSQSICEEKPTPQENKGVSGEDVTGQSQAESEELGETEVTLTERGEDFKMQQAAEPELLQEEIGVKSSSVAEHVTETELTVVGEGECGKRPGSDEDVQSPATKRLRTVSKSSILSQPEGRSVGLTKKKVTFDPNLSQCDKEGTTKTVQPVTKGTSLKETADIVVKCLTPFYKGGKFASKDLFKGFARHLSHLLTEEQTPACKTVKEEAQRLIKEFFKTRLRCESETDWQDLQSSES
- the RECQL5 gene encoding ATP-dependent DNA helicase Q5 isoform X2, whose translation is MAAASSFQPTLNSLVSRNLLSYLIIDEAHCVSQWGHDFRPDYLRLGTLRTRIPATPCVALTATATKQVQDDIVAALKLKQPLSTFKTPCFRSNLFYDVQFKELLTDPYTNLKDFCLKALEVKNTTGVYSGCGIVYCRMRDVCDQLAIELSYRGVKAKAYHAGLKAADRTSVQNEWMEEKIPVIVATISFGMGVDKANVRFVAHWNIAKSMAGYYQESGRAGRDGKPSCCRLYYSRNDRDQVSFLIKKELSNIQEKKGTLKESDKAVMTAFDAIVNFCEELGCRHAAIAKYFGDATPPCNKCCDFCKNPAAVKRQLESLECCSNSWSKTCIGPTGSSWDSYDPELYEGGRRGCRGFSRYDEESSGNGDEANEESRKREWNNFYKKQMSLRKGKEPEKEDFVPPSADCPLKDAFSRRISKLTVKGREHCLKMLEEALSTNQNVPAAGGKGLDPHTCAVDLEYEAFRTSKMANSYKATVLKKVAEISKASKQGELFSVFGSRTGGNSSLETKSGSPAEEDFLPASQVYSFKPKRVGAGFPKKPGLFQTASELLKIQEESDTKPVKKEVDCPSGQGNNNCSLELDTRSPVLQNKEITTKAICESAGVEVLLPEKKRQQPSPDIKAVLGDSPTKKTKPSKKQQMLAEAAKKESQDISKFLSLPKGGSKAKSRSSAKNDGCSASTLPQVSSQSICEEKPTPQENKGVSGEDVTGQSQAESEELGETEVTLTERGEDFKMQQAAEPELLQEEIGVKSSSVAEHVTETELTVVGEGECGKRPGSDEDVQSPATKRLRTVSKSSILSQPEGRSVGLTKKKVTFDPNLSQCDKEGTTKTVQPVTKGTSLKETADIVVKCLTPFYKGGKFASKDLFKGFARHLSHLLTEEQTPACKTVKEEAQRLIKEFFKTRLRCESETDWQDLQSSES
- the RECQL5 gene encoding ATP-dependent DNA helicase Q5 isoform X3, with the protein product MSGEPAPGLEGRVRRALRKVFGFESFKTSLQESATVTVARGEKDVFVCMPTGAGKSLCYQLPAVLAVGITIVISPLIALIQDQVDHLLALKIKACSLNSKLSAQEKKTILADLASEKPQVKLLYITPEMAAASSFQPTLNSLVSRNLLSYLIIDEAHCVSQWGHDFRPDYLRLGTLRTRIPATPCVALTATATKQVQDDIVAALKLKQPLSTFKTPCFRSNLFYDVQFKELLTDPYTNLKDFCLKALEVKNTTGVYSGCGIVYCRMRDVCDQLAIELSYRGVKAKAYHAGLKAADRTSVQNEWMEEKIPVIVATISFGMGVDKANVRFVAHWNIAKSMAGYYQESGRAGRDGKPSCCRLYYSRNDRDQVSFLIKKELSNIQEKKGTLKESDKAVMTAFDAIVNFCEELGCRHAAIAKYFGDATPPCNKCCDFCKNPAAVKRQLESLECCSNSWSKTCIGPTGSSWDSYDPELYEGGRRGCRGFSRYDEESSGNGDEANEESRKREWNNFYKKQMSLRKGKEPEKEDFVPPSADCPLKDAFSRRISKLTVKGREHCLKMLEEALSTNQNVPAAGGKGLDPHTCAVDLEYEAFRTSKMANSYKATVLKKVAEISKASKQGELFSVFGSRTGGNSSLETKSGSPAEEDFLPASQVYSFKPKRVGAGFPKKPGLFQTASELLKIQEESDTKPVKKEVDCPSGQGNNNCSLELDTRSPVLQNKEITTKAICESAGVEVLLPEKKRQQPSPDIKAVLGDSPTKKTKPSKKQQMLAEAAKKESQDISKFLSLPKGGSKAKSRSSAKNDGCSASTLPQVSSQSICEEKPTPQENKGVSGEDVTGQSQAESEELGETEVTLTERGEDFKMQQAAEPELLQEEIGVKSSVAEHVTETELTVVGEGECGKRPGSDEDVQSPATKRLRTVSKSSILSQPEGRSVGLTKKKVTFDPNLSQCDKEGTTKTVQPVTKGTSLKETADIVVKCLTPFYKGGKFASKDLFKGFARHLSHLLTEEQTPACKTVKEEAQRLIKEFFKTRLRCESETDWQDLQSSES